The following are from one region of the Patagioenas fasciata isolate bPatFas1 chromosome 14, bPatFas1.hap1, whole genome shotgun sequence genome:
- the B4GALT7 gene encoding LOW QUALITY PROTEIN: beta-1,4-galactosyltransferase 7 (The sequence of the model RefSeq protein was modified relative to this genomic sequence to represent the inferred CDS: inserted 1 base in 1 codon) — MSRRVRCGARXADAPAGSGGETWPRYPGPPPARPARRKGAWRNGGAGPCFRAGGGGGGAASVSRRGPVRGRPGAMGPARRRAALRLRGGGSPLLLGLLPGRFSVFPLFFLALLLGFASLLWLQLSCSGEGPVAGGAQSPGVPRQPCPPPAPLPPPEDEPSWGPHRLALLVPFRERFEELLAFVPYMHRFLSKKRIRHHIFILNQVDHFRFNRASLINVGFLESGNDTDYIAMHDVDLLPLNEQLDYSFPEAGPFHVASPELHPLYHYKTYVGGILLLTKQHYELCNGMSNRFWGWGREDDEFYRRIKGAGLQVRRPSGITTGYETFQHLHDPAWRKRDQKRIAAQKQEQFKVDREGGLNNVRYRIESRTALSVAGAPCTVLNILLDCDTDETPWCTFG; from the exons ATGTCCCGGAGGGTTCGTTGCGGTGCCC GGGCGGACGCTCCGGCCGGCAGCGGCGGGGAAACGTGGCCCCGCTATccgggcccgcccccggcccgccccgccagGCGGAAGGGAGCGTGGCggaacggcggggccgggccgtgtttccgggcggggggaggcggcgggggcgcAGCCAGCGTGTCCCGCCGCGGGCCGGTGCGGGGCCGGCCGGGCGCCATGGGCCCTGCCCGCCGCAGGGCTGCGCTCCGCCTGCGCGGCGGCGG GTCCCCgctgctcctggggctgctccccggCCGCTTCTCCGTCTTCCCGCTGTTCTTCCTGGCGCTGCTCCTGGGCTTCGCCTCCCTGCTCTGGCTCCAGCTCAGCTGCTCGGGCGAGGGGCCGGTGGCCGGCGGGGCGCAGAGCCCGGGGGTTCCCCGccagccctgcccgccccccgccccgctcccgccgccggagGACGAGCCGTCGTGGGGTCCGCATCGCCTGGCGCTGCTCGTCCCGTTCCGGGAGCGCTTCGAGGAGCTGCTGGCCTTCGTGCCCTACATGCACCGCTTCCTCAGCAAGAAGAGGATCCGCCATCACATCTTCATCCTCAACCAGGTGGATCATTTCAG GTTTAACAGGGCATCCCTGATCAACGTGGGCTTCCTGGAGAGCGGCAACGACACCGACTACATCGCGATGCACGACGTCGATCTCCTGCCCCTCAACGAGCAGCTGGACTACAGCTTCCCGGAGGCTGGGCCCTTCCACGTGGCGTCCCCGGAGCTGCACCCGCTCTACCACTATAAGACCTACGTGGGCGGCATCCTGCTGCTCACCAAGCAGCACTATGAGTTG TGCAATGGCATGTCCAACCGCTTCTGGGGCTGGGGACGGGAGGATGATGAGTTTTATCGACGTATCAAAGGAGCTGGTCTCCAG GTTCGCCGTCCCTCTGGAATCACAACTGGATATGAGACTTTCCAGCACCTGCACGACCCAGCTTGGAGGAAAAGAGACCAGAAGCGCATCGCTGCACAGAAGCAG GAACAGTTTAAGGTGGATCGGGAAGGAGGTCTGAACAACGTGCGGTACCGAATCGAGTCACGGACAGCCCTGAGTGTGGCAGGAGCCCCCTGCACCGTCCTTAATATCTTGCTGGACTGTGATACAGATGAGACCCCTTGGTGCACGTTCGGCTGA